The Lactuca sativa cultivar Salinas chromosome 2, Lsat_Salinas_v11, whole genome shotgun sequence genome includes the window ACACAGCAATCAGGACATGACAAATTTAAAGCCTCACAACCCCTGTATCTGCAATAATCAAACATcacaaaagtttttaaaaaaatgttgataaaatttataaaagcataaaaggtgAAAAATTCAGAAGAGAACTAGTAAGTAGTAACTACCTCTCTTCATCATCTGTCATGCAAATAACAGAGCCAGAATGATCATTGTTTGCAACTTCACTTGATTTGCTTTGAAACTGAAAACAAAatcattattaattttattagttaTCTCATCAATGTTATTTGGAAATGATAGGTTATAGAATACTATTAGAATATAGATACCTTGGAAGGATCAAGCCCTAAACAATCAGCTAAAGTAGCTGGGCTTGTACCCTCGATTGATGCACATAGACGCGATACTACTGGATGAATCTGAATGCacccaaaaataaatgatttattaaaaagataatataatttttttttaaaaagtagaaaataaaaaatgatacCTGTTGTGCTAGATAATAGTCGATGTCAATCATCAAATTCTCATTATCCTTTGTGAGTTCATCTGGATGTCTTGCACGTTGAGCAATCCCTACTGATGTACTCAAACCATTCCCCtgtgaaatttattaaaaattaaataacGCAAATTAGAGATAAATAAATGTGGAAAAGTAAAATTAGAAATGAAAATAAAAGCTTAATCACAAACCTTCTCACAGCAAATTATGTAAGGAACTGTATCTCCAGCAGAGCAACCACTGGTGTACCCTAGTTTCTTCAGCCTGAGTGCTACCTATAAGTAGATATGTTTAtgtattaataaaaaaattataaaaaagaattaaaaaaaacaaaatagtcAGAATATTTACTTCAACATGAGGTTGACTTTTGGCATCTGGGTAGGCTTCAGGAGGTCTAGTCAACGTTTTTGTAATGATATATTTCTCCAAACCTATTTCTCCCTTCCTCATATCCTCTTGTACTTTTCTGAGTTTGTTGTGTATTGCTTCAACAACTTCTTCACATGACCTgtcattataaattaaaattaaaatttcagagagtaatgatgatgatgattattaAGAGAAGAAGACATACAGCTCAGATAATATTTGTTCAAGACAGAAATCTCCAGTCTCCTTTGACAACAAACTCCAGTCACGTCTGACCATATCCAGACCTTTCCTCTCTATAACTTTATAAATTTTCCCATCTCTTATTTGCTCTTTCACAGCTGCATATTTCTTCTTTTTAAGCAACAGCATTCTCTTGTATACACCATCAAGATCAATTTCTAATCTCTTGTATCTCTTGTTCACCTACCATTAAATCAAAACCAAAAACTCAATTCAACAACTTTTCACTATTATAATCtcaaaactatttttataaaactgtAAAAAACTACCTCTTTGATGATATTTCCTGCGATTGATTTGGCTTTATTGATATCATCAAGTCCAGTGTATATCATGATTGAATCAGTGTCACCATAAATCACATCAAAGTTTAGATTGTTGCGAACAAGATCAACAGTGCTTTGTAAAATCTCTCTCCCCTGtaagtaaataaataattaaataagttgtaatacttttccatatatatttttttattaaaatcttTCTTACTTGTAGTGTTATAAGTTCTGCAAGTGGCTTTGCATAGAATCTTGAACTGGAAAAACCAAGGCATCCATACATACTGTTGGCTGTTAGTTTCAATGCTTGTTGTTGTATATCAAATTGTTGATACTTGAGGCCTGATGCTGTCTTTAATAATCTTTTTACATGTTTCCTTCTTTCAACCAGATTTTTGAGTAACTAAAAAAAGTAAGTAACAACATATGAAAGACTTATACAAACATTAAACCGGTGTAATCAATTTAACTATGGTTAAGATCTAACCTCGGGTAAAACTCCAGTTGCTGTTGCAGATGGTAATCGAGGAACTAAACCATCTTCAGATCTCTCTACTGTTGTAAAGCAGATATTGTACTCCTGattaaagaaaataaacacaGAAAAAAGATAAGAGAGAAGGGTAGAAAGTGTTGAAAGTTAAAAAGTATGGTGGAGATATGACAAACCTGGATAATGGAGGGGTAGAGACTGTTGAAATCCAGAAGCAAAatgtatttatcatataaaccTTTTTTGGGTTCCAACACTAGTCCACCTGCATATGAAGCTGCTTTTTTGGATTTTACAGGCTCATTTCCTGGAGGGGCGATTTCGTCATTTTCACCCAAATCATTGTTTACTTTGTCTTCTGGGCCATCTGATTTACGTTTTACTGTTTTGTTTTCTTTTGGAGTATAAAACTTATCAGGTACCATAAATTTTTTAGCATGAAATGCATGCAACAATAGATATTCCACTCTTTGAGCTCTAGCACCCTGAAACCATGCACATAATAAGTTAtttcataaaattaaaaaaaaaaaaaaaaaactaaaaaaacatatttagtgaatgatttttttaacttttcaTTAGTTTACCTGAAGAGTTTTTCCCCATAAATTACCACTAATATTAGTCAGTTGTCGTGTGAGAGGAAGAACACTCAAATGAAACATGAGTTCCATTGACAACCATGCATCTGTCTCCCCAATTTCAATCTGCAAATCCATAGTGTTAACaatatcaacaaaaataaaaattaaaaaaagctGAGAAGTAGAACATACAAGTTCCATTAAGGATTGAGAACTTTGAAACATTCCAGGAATATCATGTGGAGCAATCTCTTTTCGATTCTTACTCAACTGAGTCTTTGCAAGTTCTGTCAATGAATAACTAACCTGAAACCAAAAAACAAAATGTTAGAAATTAAATATAAACACTAAATTGTTATTAtactatattaatattaatattacctCCTTTAAAAGATCACGAGAACACAAAAAGGTATCACATAAAAGCCTGCCAGCAATGCAAGACATAATTCCCGGACTTGCCCCTGACCCAAAAACTGTATTTCCTTTATTAAGTCTAGGCATCTCAGACCTCTTAAGTCTTCCTATTTTTGACCACATGCTATTAGGAACTTTGCAAGCCTGCAAAATGTTATACCATatcattattattaataaatggtAATACAAATACAAATGTTCTCATTAAATCAATGTGTTTGTTAGTATTGTAAAAACCTTGACTCTGTTGAGAAGAACATCAAGGTCAAATCCAGATATGTTGTGGCCAACAAGAATATCACTATCTAATTTGTGTAATTCAATCATTAACCGATTTAATAAAGCTCTTTCACTGCTTTCCATGCTAATGATGTTTGATCCAGCTTTTATGTTTTTATCTGCTGCTTCTTTGTTAAATCCCATTGGAAATAATCCATCTTCAAGCTTACGTACAACTGTAAAATGACTTAACATTCCAGGTCTTGTCCATTCTGAAGCCAACATTGGTGTATCAATctgaaatttgaaaaaaaaaaaaaagtatttaaatTTAATGTTATCAGTAATGTTACAAACAAGATTTCAAGAAAGAATGTGAAAGTACCTTGGCCTTATGACAGCAGATGACAGATGCAGATGCAATTtcgtttatgttttgtttttggtttaTTACAGTTTTCAGATTGATTGCAGTAACAACTACAGGAGGAATCTCTCCTGTGTTTTTTGAAGAGGTTGCAATTTTAATGTCCTTAGGAGAATCCACTGTAACCTCAAACTTACACCAGCTTACCTGATCAAAGGGTAAGAAAGTAATTTGAGCATTTTGCTAAGATCTTAACTGTAAATGTAAAATTTATAGGCTTACACGTTGAGCAGTGGAAGAGGTGGTAAATCTTGAAAGTGATAGCCATGAAGGTCCCTTTATCTTTCTTTTGATAAGAAAAAGCTCCAAAGCACTAAATGAAACATAATATTAGTTTTCAGATTCCAGtgaaattaataaaaatttatcAGTAACTTTTATACCTGCTATGTGTTCCAAGCAAAGCACGGAAGGTTTCTCCTTTAAGATCTGAAGGAAGTGGTGGATCCTGGAATTACAATATATACAACATCAGTAAACACTTAATGAATCTTCTTTGTGAAATGTAGCATGATTAATCTTCTTTGTTAAAGGTGTGAAATACCTTGAATGGATAGCTGATTTTGAGTACATAATTCTCTTTGCGCTCTATGTCGGATCTTTCAAATGCATAATTCctctgaaaataaataaataaatcagtttaagcacaaaaaatatatataaattcattGATTTTTGAAGCTAATTAGACTAAGAACCGGACCTTGACAGGTTTCATGCTAAAGTTTGAAACATTTCGATCAAGCAATTGTTTCTTTATGTTGGCCTTCAATCCAGATGCCATCTcctaataaattaaaataattaaacagtGATTGTCAACAATGACTGAATAGTACTAATAATACAGCCAATATGGTGATTGTAAATTAAAAGAGGCCAAAGGCAAGAGGTGTATTACATGAAGCTTGGTGTGAAAAGCTGTAGGTGATATCTTTGACTCTTCAACATCTCTCTCAAGATTCATAATGACAGAGTCTTCAAAAACAGGACCATTTGGGATAGCATACATGCATCTTTGCATATTCTTCACGACCACACAACAGCTGTGATAAGTACTTCCTGCTTTCACCTTGATTCAAATGAAAGTTATTAAAGATCAAGATCAATCTTTATCTTGGCAAGAATGATAAAACAGTGAGTCTTATATAATTAATCAAGCGTTAGAATGCAAATGAACAGGGTCAACTGACATGTAACTGAATTAGCTAAAATACCTTCCCAAATAGATAGATATTGCCAGCATTAGAACCGGAAAACTCCTCATATGCATCGAGCATGTAGAAAGGAAGAGATCCATCAAGTTCCACCACAAATGGTGGTTTTTCATCAAAATATACACCAGGACCGATCTCAGCATTCAAATCAGAGCTTATGTTGGTCTGCAATCCTGCTGTTGCACTGAAAGTTGGATCCTTTTCCACTTTAATTTTAGCATTTAAAGTCCAA containing:
- the LOC111876728 gene encoding DNA polymerase alpha catalytic subunit, with protein sequence MEDDQRRQRRKTRGMQSEERAEALRKLKIRRQGGGADIGEERYKIKIDEPIYDTVDDDEYENLVAQRREDFKGFIVDDDGLGYGDEGEEVDWTKSGVIPSSEEESEGELEKKKPKKKTEKKEHKKPSFEAAAALMGKQRISNLFTSAVFNKSKPSVASSDSVLDDVLAEFAPDENDKEKRRRGNKRSSQNGTVLAPAALITSIKTENTPASVVAVNTLSSNSLYKHDVIEEGKEVLEFPKNETDLGVVEEPPVVTSEVEASKDTSELKVEPVMKEADGWTLNAKIKVEKDPTFSATAGLQTNISSDLNAEIGPGVYFDEKPPFVVELDGSLPFYMLDAYEEFSGSNAGNIYLFGKVKAGSTYHSCCVVVKNMQRCMYAIPNGPVFEDSVIMNLERDVEESKISPTAFHTKLHEMASGLKANIKKQLLDRNVSNFSMKPVKRNYAFERSDIERKENYVLKISYPFKDPPLPSDLKGETFRALLGTHSSALELFLIKRKIKGPSWLSLSRFTTSSTAQRVSWCKFEVTVDSPKDIKIATSSKNTGEIPPVVVTAINLKTVINQKQNINEIASASVICCHKAKIDTPMLASEWTRPGMLSHFTVVRKLEDGLFPMGFNKEAADKNIKAGSNIISMESSERALLNRLMIELHKLDSDILVGHNISGFDLDVLLNRVKACKVPNSMWSKIGRLKRSEMPRLNKGNTVFGSGASPGIMSCIAGRLLCDTFLCSRDLLKEVSYSLTELAKTQLSKNRKEIAPHDIPGMFQSSQSLMELIEIGETDAWLSMELMFHLSVLPLTRQLTNISGNLWGKTLQGARAQRVEYLLLHAFHAKKFMVPDKFYTPKENKTVKRKSDGPEDKVNNDLGENDEIAPPGNEPVKSKKAASYAGGLVLEPKKGLYDKYILLLDFNSLYPSIIQEYNICFTTVERSEDGLVPRLPSATATGVLPELLKNLVERRKHVKRLLKTASGLKYQQFDIQQQALKLTANSMYGCLGFSSSRFYAKPLAELITLQGREILQSTVDLVRNNLNFDVIYGDTDSIMIYTGLDDINKAKSIAGNIIKEVNKRYKRLEIDLDGVYKRMLLLKKKKYAAVKEQIRDGKIYKVIERKGLDMVRRDWSLLSKETGDFCLEQILSELSCEEVVEAIHNKLRKVQEDMRKGEIGLEKYIITKTLTRPPEAYPDAKSQPHVEVALRLKKLGYTSGCSAGDTVPYIICCEKGNGLSTSVGIAQRARHPDELTKDNENLMIDIDYYLAQQIHPVVSRLCASIEGTSPATLADCLGLDPSKFQSKSSEVANNDHSGSVICMTDDEERYRGCEALNLSCPDCCVSFKCPSVLSYIQTVALEKPQDLQDQSTNTTTTFWQKFCCPKCQVEFPPASLSNQVKRRAELFISTYYKGFMTCDDETCDYTTRSLNLRVVGESERGTVCPNYPRCNGRLVRQYSEADVYKQLSYFCYLLDADRCIDKVDAKLRAAVEKEVGRIRGLVGLAFSTAQKVRDRCDYGWVKLSDLFASI